One genomic window of Chelonia mydas isolate rCheMyd1 chromosome 27, rCheMyd1.pri.v2, whole genome shotgun sequence includes the following:
- the SMARCD2 gene encoding SWI/SNF-related matrix-associated actin-dependent regulator of chromatin subfamily D member 2 isoform X1, translating to MVFSTEASPVPLFSISPFAHSHRPGMPPGSRMPMAGLQVGSPSGPPYGAVSPMRPGMPQSIMDPFRKRLLAPQSQPPLASQRRGLKRRKMADKVLPQRIRELVPESQAYMDLLAFERKLDQTIARKRMEIQEAIKKPLTQKRKLRIYISNTFTPGKEEGDGSERVASWELRVEGKLLEDPSKQKRKFSSFFKSLVIELDKELYGPDNHLVEWHRMPTTQETDGFQVKRPGDVNVKCTLLLMLDHQPPQYKLDPRLARLLGVHTQTRASIMQALWLYIKHNKLQDSHEKEYINCNRYFRQIFSCIRMRFSEIPMKLAGLLQHPDPIIINHMISVDPNDQKKTACYDIDVEVDDPLKAQMSNFLASTTNQQEIASLDTKIHETIESINQLKTQRDFMLSFSNNPQDFIQEWIKSQRRDLKIITDVIGNPEEERRADFYHQPWAQEAAGRHIFAKVQQRRQELEQVLGIRLT from the exons CGTCCCGGGATGCCGCCGGGGAGCCGGATGCCCATGGCAGGATTGCAGGTGGGATCCCCTTCAGGACCCCCCTATGGAGCAGTCTCTCCGATGCGACCAGGAATGCCACAGTCCATTATGGACCCCTTCAGAAAGCGCCTGCTTGCTCCGCAGTCGCAGCCACCCCTGGCAAGCCAAAGGCGAGG GCTGAAAAGAAGGAAGATGGCGGACAAGGTCCTACCACAGAGG ATCCGGGAGCTGGTCCCAGAGTCTCAGGCCTACATGGACCTTCTCGCCTTTGAGCGCAAGCTGGATCAGACCATTGCCCGGAAGAGAATGGAAATCCAGGAGGCCATCAAGAAACCCCTCACG CAAAAGCGGAAGCTGCGAATTTACATCTCCAACACCTTCACCCCAGGCAAGGAGGAGGGGGACGGCAGCGAGCGCGTGGCCTCGTGGGAGCTGCGTGTGGAAGGCAAGCTCCTGGAGGAT CCGAGCAAGCAGAAGAGGAAGTTCTCCTCCTTTTTCAAGAGCCTCGTCATCGAACTGGACAAGGAGCTGTATGGACCAGACAACCATCTGGTGGAG TGGCACAGGATGCCCACGACCCAAGAGACGGACGGCTTCCAGGTCAAGCGCCCTGGTGATGTCAATGTGAAATGCACCCTGCTGCTCATGCTGGATCACCAG CCTCCGCAGTACAAACTGGACCCTCGCCTGGCTCGCCTGCTGGGTGTCCACACCCAGACCCGGGCCAGCATCATGCAGGCCCTGTGGCTCTACATCAAACACAACAAGCTGCAGGACAGCCACGAGAAGGAGTACATCAACTGCAACCGATACTTCCGCCAG ATCTTCAGCTGCATTCGCATGCGATTCTCCGAGATCCCCATGAAGCTGGCAGGCCTGCTGCAGCATCCGGATCCCATCATCATCAACCACATGATCAG cGTGGATCCCAATGACCAGAAGAAGACTGCCTGCTATGACATAGATGTCGAGGTGGATGACCCCCTGAAAGCTCAGATGAGCAACTTCCTGGCCTCCACCACCAACCAGCAGGAAATCGCCTCCCTGGATACCAAG ATCCACGAGACCATTGAGTCCATTAACCAGCTGAAGACACAGCGAGATTTCATGCTGAGCTTCAGCAACAACCCGCAGGACTTCATTCAGGAATGGATCAAATCCCAGAGGAGGGACCTCAAG ATCATAACGGACGTGATTGGGAACCCCGAGGAGGAGAGACGAGCCGACTTCTACCATCAGCCCTGGGCGCAGGAGGCTGCGGGGAGGCACATCTTTGCCAAG GTTCAGCAGCGCAGACAGGA
- the SMARCD2 gene encoding SWI/SNF-related matrix-associated actin-dependent regulator of chromatin subfamily D member 2 isoform X2, producing MPPGSRMPMAGLQVGSPSGPPYGAVSPMRPGMPQSIMDPFRKRLLAPQSQPPLASQRRGLKRRKMADKVLPQRIRELVPESQAYMDLLAFERKLDQTIARKRMEIQEAIKKPLTQKRKLRIYISNTFTPGKEEGDGSERVASWELRVEGKLLEDPSKQKRKFSSFFKSLVIELDKELYGPDNHLVEWHRMPTTQETDGFQVKRPGDVNVKCTLLLMLDHQPPQYKLDPRLARLLGVHTQTRASIMQALWLYIKHNKLQDSHEKEYINCNRYFRQIFSCIRMRFSEIPMKLAGLLQHPDPIIINHMISVDPNDQKKTACYDIDVEVDDPLKAQMSNFLASTTNQQEIASLDTKIHETIESINQLKTQRDFMLSFSNNPQDFIQEWIKSQRRDLKIITDVIGNPEEERRADFYHQPWAQEAAGRHIFAKVQQRRQELEQVLGIRLT from the exons ATGCCGCCGGGGAGCCGGATGCCCATGGCAGGATTGCAGGTGGGATCCCCTTCAGGACCCCCCTATGGAGCAGTCTCTCCGATGCGACCAGGAATGCCACAGTCCATTATGGACCCCTTCAGAAAGCGCCTGCTTGCTCCGCAGTCGCAGCCACCCCTGGCAAGCCAAAGGCGAGG GCTGAAAAGAAGGAAGATGGCGGACAAGGTCCTACCACAGAGG ATCCGGGAGCTGGTCCCAGAGTCTCAGGCCTACATGGACCTTCTCGCCTTTGAGCGCAAGCTGGATCAGACCATTGCCCGGAAGAGAATGGAAATCCAGGAGGCCATCAAGAAACCCCTCACG CAAAAGCGGAAGCTGCGAATTTACATCTCCAACACCTTCACCCCAGGCAAGGAGGAGGGGGACGGCAGCGAGCGCGTGGCCTCGTGGGAGCTGCGTGTGGAAGGCAAGCTCCTGGAGGAT CCGAGCAAGCAGAAGAGGAAGTTCTCCTCCTTTTTCAAGAGCCTCGTCATCGAACTGGACAAGGAGCTGTATGGACCAGACAACCATCTGGTGGAG TGGCACAGGATGCCCACGACCCAAGAGACGGACGGCTTCCAGGTCAAGCGCCCTGGTGATGTCAATGTGAAATGCACCCTGCTGCTCATGCTGGATCACCAG CCTCCGCAGTACAAACTGGACCCTCGCCTGGCTCGCCTGCTGGGTGTCCACACCCAGACCCGGGCCAGCATCATGCAGGCCCTGTGGCTCTACATCAAACACAACAAGCTGCAGGACAGCCACGAGAAGGAGTACATCAACTGCAACCGATACTTCCGCCAG ATCTTCAGCTGCATTCGCATGCGATTCTCCGAGATCCCCATGAAGCTGGCAGGCCTGCTGCAGCATCCGGATCCCATCATCATCAACCACATGATCAG cGTGGATCCCAATGACCAGAAGAAGACTGCCTGCTATGACATAGATGTCGAGGTGGATGACCCCCTGAAAGCTCAGATGAGCAACTTCCTGGCCTCCACCACCAACCAGCAGGAAATCGCCTCCCTGGATACCAAG ATCCACGAGACCATTGAGTCCATTAACCAGCTGAAGACACAGCGAGATTTCATGCTGAGCTTCAGCAACAACCCGCAGGACTTCATTCAGGAATGGATCAAATCCCAGAGGAGGGACCTCAAG ATCATAACGGACGTGATTGGGAACCCCGAGGAGGAGAGACGAGCCGACTTCTACCATCAGCCCTGGGCGCAGGAGGCTGCGGGGAGGCACATCTTTGCCAAG GTTCAGCAGCGCAGACAGGA